A single genomic interval of Propionispora hippei DSM 15287 harbors:
- a CDS encoding manganese catalase family protein, which yields MWLYEKKLQHPVRVSRPDVKFAKMVITQYGGPDGELSASLRYLNQRYSMPTDMARATLTDIGTEELAHMEMIAALVYKLTECATCKDYKEAGWEGQFVQHDGGLFWADANGVPWSAKYIACLGDPITDLTENMAAEQKARATYEHLIACTDDPCVKDTLRFLWQREVVHFQRFGEALNVVQDWMCQSKHIWTGHEIKREDEEQPVEEDKTSDSL from the coding sequence ATGTGGCTATATGAAAAAAAACTGCAGCACCCGGTAAGAGTAAGCCGGCCGGATGTAAAGTTCGCCAAAATGGTCATTACCCAGTACGGCGGTCCGGACGGTGAATTATCGGCGTCGCTGCGTTATCTTAATCAACGCTACAGCATGCCTACCGATATGGCCAGAGCTACCCTTACGGATATCGGAACCGAGGAACTGGCCCATATGGAGATGATAGCCGCACTGGTCTATAAACTGACTGAGTGCGCGACTTGCAAGGATTACAAGGAAGCCGGCTGGGAAGGGCAGTTCGTGCAGCATGACGGCGGGCTGTTCTGGGCCGATGCCAACGGCGTACCCTGGTCGGCAAAATATATTGCCTGTCTGGGTGATCCCATTACCGATCTGACGGAAAATATGGCAGCGGAACAAAAGGCCCGTGCTACCTATGAACATCTGATTGCCTGTACCGACGATCCCTGTGTAAAAGACACGCTGCGCTTTTTGTGGCAGCGGGAAGTTGTTCACTTCCAGCGATTCGGCGAGGCTCTAAATGTGGTACAGGACTGGATGTGCCAAAGTAAGCATATCTGGACCGGCCATGAAATTAAACGGGAGGATGAAGAACAACCGGTGGAGGAAGACAAAACGAGTGACAGCCTCTGA
- a CDS encoding spore coat protein CotJB, whose protein sequence is MDCEKQAARLKRIQEMEFVAVELNLYLDTHPCDEEAINDYNCAVQALRRLVEDYEEEYGPLIHFGMGGYSGEPWQWSQGPWPWQL, encoded by the coding sequence GTGGACTGTGAGAAACAGGCGGCAAGGCTGAAAAGAATTCAGGAAATGGAATTTGTAGCGGTCGAGCTTAATTTATATCTGGATACCCATCCCTGTGATGAAGAGGCTATTAATGACTATAACTGTGCCGTGCAGGCCCTGCGGAGACTGGTGGAGGACTATGAAGAAGAATACGGGCCGTTGATTCATTTTGGCATGGGCGGCTACAGCGGTGAACCCTGGCAATGGTCGCAAGGACCCTGGCCGTGGCAGCTATAA